The following are from one region of the Nicotiana tabacum cultivar K326 chromosome 3, ASM71507v2, whole genome shotgun sequence genome:
- the LOC107803362 gene encoding peptidyl-prolyl cis-trans isomerase CYP40-like, giving the protein MVNPRCYLDISIGGELEGRMVIELYKDIVPKTAENFRALCTGEKGIGPHTGVPLHFKGSFFHLVIRGFMLQGGDISAGDGTGGESIYGLTFEDENFKLKHERKGMLSMANSGPNTNGSQFFITSSQAHHLDGKHVVFGRVIRGMGMIRAIEYVKTNENNFPDLPVVVEDCGEVPEGADDGTTNFFKDGDTYPDWPIDLDVKPDEVAWWITAVDCIKAFGNEHYKKEDYKMAIRKYRKAVRYTDLCWDKEDIDEAKSEYLRKTKSQILANSSACKLKLGDLAGALLDADVAIYDGGDNVKAFYRQGQAYMAMNAVDAAAESFTKALQLEPNNGGIKKELAAAKKKIAHKLDQEKKGYAKMFQ; this is encoded by the exons ATGGTGAATCCGAGGTGCTATTTGGACATAAGCATTGGTGGAGAGCTTGAAGGAAGAATGGTGATTGAGCTTTACAAAGACATTGTCCCTAAAACCGCTGAAAATTTCAGGGCTCTCTGTACTGGAGAGAAGGGCATTGGCCCTCACACTGGTGTCCCTCTCCATTTTAAG GGTTCTTTCTTTCATCTTGTCATTAGAGGTTTTATGTTACAAGGTGGGGATATATCTGCTGGAGATGGCACTGGTGGGGAATCAATTTATGGCTTGACATTTGAAGATGAAAATTTTAAACTCAAACATGAAAGAAAAGGGATGCTTTCTATGGCAAATTCTGGTCCAAATACAAATGGCTCTCAATTTTTCATCACCTCTTCTCAAGCACATCATCTAGATGGAAAGCATGTTGTGTTTGGAAGAGTAATTAGGGGTATGGGGATGATTCGTGCAATTGAGTATGttaaaacaaatgaaaataattttCCTGACCTTCCTGTGGTAGTAGAGGATTGTGGAGAAGTTCCAGAGGGAGCTGATGATGGCACAACTAACTTCTTTAAAGATGGTGACACTTACCCTGATTGGCCAATAGATCTTGACGTAAAACCAGATGAAGTTGCTTGGTGGATAACTGCTGTTGACTGTATCAAAGCCTTTGGCAATGAACATTACAAG AAGGAAGATTATAAGATGGCTATCAGAAAGTACAGGAAGGCTGTCCGTTATACCGACTTATGCTGGGATAAGGAAGACATTGATGAAG CAAAAAGCGAGTATTTGAGGAAGACAAAGTCCCAGATACTTGCAAATAGTTCT GCATGTAAGCTGAAGTTAGGAGACCTAGCTGGAGCATTGTTGGACGCTGATGTTGCAATTTATGATGGAGGAGACAATGTCAAAGCTTTTTACCGCCAAGGCCAG GCATATATGGCAATGAATGCTGTAGATGCAGCAGCTGAAAGTTTTACGAAGGCCCTGCAGTTAGAGCCAAACAATG GGGGGATAAAGAAGGAGCTGGCTGCTGCAAAGAAGAAG ATTGCTCATAAACTAGACCAGGAGAAGAAGGGTTATGCTAAAATGTTTCAGTAA
- the LOC107803363 gene encoding patatin-like protein 3 produces the protein MGRMALVAASLMTLLLLVLQPPMAFAAAKGKMVTVLSVDGGGIRGIIPGTVLAFLESKLQELDGPNARLADYFDVVAGTSTGGLITTMLTAPNKDNRPLYQAKDISNFYMEHGPQIFPQSRRNSFVRRVTNLFGGPKYDGKYLRSMINSILGNLTMKQTLTNTIIPTFDIKHLQPVIFSTADAKANTSKNAQLSDICLSTSAAPTYFPVHYFETKDAEGKIRTFDLIDGGVAANNPTLMAITHISKQIMTGNFQYEDMEKMDCKKMLVLSLGTGTGKHEEKYNATIASRWGMLGWIYNNGATPLIDVYADASADMVDIHVSTMFQTLGSEKNYIRIQDDNLTGEAASMDIATVENMERLVQIGNDLLKKPVSRVNLETGRYEPVVVEGTNEAAIVHVAQLLSEERKLRINN, from the exons ATGGGGAGAATGGCTCTTGTAGCTgcatcattaatgactttgttacTATTAGTTTTACAACCTCCAATGGCTTTTGCTGCTGCCAAAGGAAAGATGGTAACAGTTTTGAGCGTTGATGGAGGTGGAATTAGAGGCATTATTCCTGGCACCGTTCTTGCCTTCCTTGAATCCAAACTTCAG GAATTGGATGGACCAAACGCAAGACTTGCAGATTATTTTGATGTGGTTGCAGGAACAAGCACAGGTGGATTAATAACCACTATGCTTACTGCTCCTAACAAAGACAACCGCCCCTTATATCAAGCAAAAGacatttccaacttctatatggAACACGGCCCTCAAATTTTTCCTCAAAGCAG GCGTAATAGCTTCGTGAGGAGGGTCACAAATTTGTTTGGGGGCCCAAAGTATGATGGCAAATACTTGAGATCCATGATTAATTCAATATTAGGCAATCTTACTATGAAGCAGACGTTGACTAATACAATCATACCAACTTTTGATATCAAACACCTTCAACCAGTTATCTTCAGTACCGCTGAT gCAAAAGCAAATACATCTAAGAATGCTCAATTGTCAGACATCTGTCTTAGTACCTCGGCTGCACCCACTTATTTCCCAGTACACTATTTTGAGACCAAGGATGCTGAAGGGAAAATACGTACATTTGATCTTATCGATGGAGGTGTAGCTGCAAATAATCCA ACTCTGATGGCAATAACAcacatttcaaaacaaatcatgaCGGGCAACTTTCAATACGAGGATATGGAAAAAATGGACTGCAAGAAAATGCTGGTTCTGTCATTGGGCACGGGTACAGGAAAGCACGAAGAGAAGTACAATGCTACAATAGCTTCTAGGTGGGGAATGCTAGGTTGGATCTACAACAATGGTGCCACCCCATTGATAGATGTTTATGCTGATGCTAGTGCTGATATGGTAGACATTCACGTTTCCACCATGTTTCAGACCCTTGGCAGTGAGAAGAACTACATCAGGATTCAG GACGACAATTTGACTGGAGAGGCTGCATCTATGGATATTGCAACCGTAGAAAACATGGAGAGACTTGTACAAATTGGTAATGATCTATTGAAGAAGCCAGTGTCAAGGGTCAACTTAGAAACAGGCCGATACGAACCAGTTGTTGTGGAGGGCACCAACGAAGCTGCTATAGTCCATGTTGCTCAATTGCTTTCAGAAGAAAGGAAACTCAGAATAAACAACTAG